Below is a window of Oryza brachyantha chromosome 10, ObraRS2, whole genome shotgun sequence DNA.
TCATAGCACCGACCACAAGCTTAATgttttgacatatatattgacATGATTCAtgatttttagatgtcattttttatGGAGATAATCACAGATGACACGATATTTATAACCGGCTGGAGTTTAATTTGAGGCTGTTACAGATAAAGGGAAacacatacataaatataactttGTCCAAACAGGAGCTAACTCCTTGGCCATTTGTCTAAACAGTGTGGTGGGATTGTTGGGGGCGGGGGTGATTTTATGCTTTTGCAACAAATGTAGTATTATATCAGCTGCTTATGAGTTTAGCGTATCATCCTTATAATACTTCGTGGCATTCAGGTATGGACAAAACTCCCTTTGAAATCTTATATGGTCATTCACTAGGCCACTTTGGAATCACGTACGGACACTGCTTCTTGTGCTGTGCCGGACCTATATAATAGTTGTCAGTAAACATCATTTATCTAGCTAGCTTTCATCgttcaaaaaatatcttttctgAGTGAGTTGGtcatcacaaaaaaaataggtaCCTAACATCATGTTCTTCCTCTGCTTGCATTCCAATTCAGTACTTTCGCCAATTGAGGCGGATCGAAGGCGTGAAGAGGTTTTTTTCGACAAAACGAAGACAGGCTCGAGTTCTTCTATGATGGGCAACGATTCCTATCACTTGAGCTGCATGGGAACCAAGCTCGCTTCACCTAGCTTCTACAGCGTTTTCGGTCAAGACCATTGGAGCTTCAGCAAAGCTAAACTGCAGCAGGTGCAACCCTCAGATTGTTTTACTGAAGAATGAGATAAGCTAAACGTGGATCCTCTACAAGACTACAGTACTGATGCAGTAACAGCCATTGACATATGGATCCAGACCCAACTGTTAGTGACTGTGCAGGATACATTCCAAACAACAGAGTACAAGTCTAGAACTATTTCTGCTTCGGTGCATAATTCCTATTTGTACAAGCATGCCACGTTGTGTTCAACAACATCctgattcaaaatttgatgatttgacaCTCTTTTCTTATCACTTTGATTATATTGGCATTTGATTATATTGGCATTCGTGAGTATAACATGTGAAACCGTCTAAGCCAGTGACAATGAACCAGGAAGTAAAATAATTGAAGCTCAGTTTGTTgagtgccaaaaaaaaaatcaaatctctcATCTACTAGTAAGtgaagcagtttttttttttgcacgaaGGCAAAAGCCACATTTAGTTAGCGTCTGAGTATCTCACCTGAAGTATGAGGACAAGGTAGTCTTCGTGAGATGCCATGCGAGGCCACGCAGAGTAACTTCAGTATAAACGCTCTATCTATATATTGTGGTAGTACTAGTAGCTTCACACAGATTATTGTCCGATGACATAACCGAGAATATCCACAGTAAGATGCAAATTCAGATCCGGTATGTAGAAGAGATGGAATGTAGCGTCAGACCAAAATTTCTTCTGATTTCTCCTCTAATTGCATTTTATGAGCAAATGGGAAGCCAATAACATACGAAAGTTGGTTCATAAACTTTTGACGGAAAAAAGCGTCATAGTTGGTCTCCCTGCTCTAATGACGCCACCGGAGGTAAAATAGTGTGGTGAGCAGATAAAATTGCTTGCTCTTGACTTTTGCCAAGAACATAGAACTCTAGATTTTAGGTAGTAATTGGAAACTCTGGTAACATTTCCAGTTGCCTTGTCTACTTCGCCACAGCATTCTGTTCCTCAGTATTTCCAGTTGCCTTGTCATGCATAACAGAACTGCTCCCACCTGAACTCCCATTGGACACTGGCTTAGGTTTAATCATATCGTCATCCCTTGTTGGTTTGGAACAAACACTATCATTAGTCTTGTGTACACGAGCGCTTACACCAGATGAAGCAGATGGTTCTTGTGGAAAAAATGGTTTAGCATCAGCGTGTTTAACTCCCAGCTTCTGAGCTGGAGATGGATTTCCTGCACCAGGAGGAAGAAAGACCCCTGTACCCTGAAAAGGTAATCGAGGTGAAGCAGGCCTTGGAGCTGCTTCTGCCATCCATGTAGCTCCAGTGTTGGTCAATGTAACAGCCGATCCAAATGGAACAGCTTTTGGGATGACAGGAGCCGGCGCAAGGAAAACTGTGTGCATGCTGTTGGATGGGATCTGATGAAGTGCAGGGGTTGAATCTGTGGGTGCTCTATTGGTAGGGTCGTAGACAAGATGTGTAGGACTCAGGGGATGAATTGCTATGTTCCCTGGCCTCAAGGGTGCACCCCATGGCATTGGAGGAGGTGTCAATGGTGGAGTGATAAGCAAGCTGCTTTCCGGTTGAACATGCTTCCTTGACACAGACTTTCCAAAACTTAGTAGGACACGCTGCTTACAAGTAGCAGGCAGTGCTCGCTTCGCTATATCAGCACTTTTTCCCTCAAAAACAAGAACAGACCTGGAACCAATATAAATGATCATTTGTTTAGAATATTTAGCTTGCCCATCACATATGTTCTGTCCTAGAACCATTGAGGTAATGCACATGGTTAATCATATTAGTGCATAAACAAATTAGATATGATTTTCATGATTAATGCAAACTAGTAAAGCAGAACAAAGCAAGCAGCACATCTGCATTATCATGAAGTTTGACTGGCATACTTTAGTTTACAGctttcattatttttaacCGTAAAAAGGATATCCACTTCAGGTAAGAATGAATTAGATTTATTCAGTGGAACTGATAAGTGGACAATTAAAAGGTATGAAAAGTAATCCATGATGAGATATTCATTCAATTAAAGAAAGATGGATGATTTAGCATGCTTACCCTGTTGTGAGCGAGAGCTTCAGAGGACCTACATGATCCCCTCGGCTATCTGCAGCAATAACATGGCCAAACACCATGTCGCAATCAGTCAGGCACAGTGTGCAGACAGGTCTACCATACCAAGGAGGAGGATGATGAGGGTGAGAATAATCCCCCTGAAAAGAGTCAAtcagtatatatatcaacttCAGTAAGAATTGGCTTTTAGTCTACTTCAGTGAGAGAAACTTACCTCACCGAAGAAGTCAATAACACAGTAATCTGGATTGGAAGGGACAACCTTCTGATGAACCAAGCGATCAAACAGATCTTGAAGCACACCAGGAATAGGATCCACTTTTACATCTGCAACTCAATTCCAAAGCACATGATAAGTCACAAAAACTTAGGACCATCAAGAATTCACAATACAGTAATATTGAGAAGTTGCCTTGATGTACCTCTTAGTTGTGCATCTTCAGGAGGGCCTCCAGTGATAGGAAGTCCAAGTTGAATAATTTCTCTTCCATGACCCTTCATTGGCCTTTTGGCAACTACAACTGTTTGTCCTGCTTTTATATCATAGAATCATATAAAACGGCACATTTGCAAAGAATGTACTCTGAAGGTCACAAAGGACACTATCTGTTGACACTAACTGAAACTATTGGAGGCAATCACCTCAATGCAGCAAACAAGATGCAACTGGAGAATCATATAAAACTAAGTGGCAGTCACCTTAATGCATATTTCTTCAGACCAGCACAACCCCATGCACGACACAAAAATGGGAATGTTCCTCTATGGGGCCCAACAGACGGTAAAGGAACTCCTAAAGCTAAGATGCAACTGGAGAAAGTTATGATCCAATATCATTTTATGCGTTCCGAAGAGTAACCagtataaataatttgataaaacccaacaaaataaaggaaaagtggTGCCCGTGCATGACCAACTCAATAACCATACAGAGAAAGGCATACCTTCTAATACTGCTTCGTGCCTCTTAGTTTTTGCttcatttgcaaaagaaagaaTCTTTTCTATCTCACCAACATCTATAAACCCTTTATACAACTTAAGCCCCTCTAGAACATTCACCTGAGAAGAAATGTTGTTTCATTGTATGTaacaatacaataaaaatcatGTTCTGAAACTAATTACTTCAAAGGGGAACTTGGAATTCTTTCCATAGAAGTGACTTACCGTCCTGCCATCAATTACTTCGTTAACCACAAAGCCAGTTGGGACGGTAGTCACATTACTGTTTACAAGAAGTCCTATTTGGAGATCAGCGAAGATAATGCAAAATACATTAGAGGCGATTTAATCATCCAGGATTTTGTTGTATTACAGAAAGAATACCAGTACAGCTTTAAGAAAAGAGAACACCTTTACAAGCTACTTTACTTTGGCTTCAATACAAACAGTGCTGTTTTAAAACTAGAGCGGTGgcaatgaaaatttaaaaaaaaaatgtaccttATAGTCACCGAAAAAAATGCTACCAAACTTGTTGTAGGAATTAAAGGCATATATGATAATACATTACCACCAGGGCATTTATTTAGTTGCCACCTGCTACAGCACTTTATTTAACAAATTGTCACTCTCTGAATCtctgtgtctatgacatgtggaccgTAGACCCACCTATCATAGACACACAGATTAGGTGTCACTCCCAAGAGTGGCAAATTCTTAATAAGAGAAGAAGATAAGTCACatccaaatatatacataagaCACTTATTAGATTGTAGTCAGGGTAATGCAAACCATTGGATGCCACATATACCTTTCTGAGGCTGGGCTTCTGTAGTACGTGAAATGTGAGAATGCAACTGAGAATTTTGAGTTTGTTCAGCCAGTGTCTTGCCTTCCTTCACATCCCCTGTATTTTTGGCATGAGAGTGAGATTGGTGAAAAAGCAAGGGCACTAACAGTGGAGTGTAAAGATCAGTTGTTCATAGATGTTTAAAATAAGCAGCAGATTGTGTTGTTAACTTATCATTCCCACAACACCTAATG
It encodes the following:
- the LOC102714587 gene encoding RNA demethylase ALKBH10B-like isoform X1, which produces MAAGTAAGWVVPDGRDGFVAWLRGEFAAANAIIDLLLDHLRGLAGDPAAAPVAAAVHRRRLQWPPVIHLQYYFPVNEVALALQHASARRPATAERDDGDVKEGKTLAEQTQNSQLHSHISRTTEAQPQKGLLVNSNVTTVPTGFVVNEVIDGRTVNVLEGLKLYKGFIDVGEIEKILSFANEAKTKRHEAVLEAGQTVVVAKRPMKGHGREIIQLGLPITGGPPEDAQLRDVKVDPIPGVLQDLFDRLVHQKVVPSNPDYCVIDFFGEGDYSHPHHPPPWYGRPVCTLCLTDCDMVFGHVIAADSRGDHVGPLKLSLTTGSVLVFEGKSADIAKRALPATCKQRVLLSFGKSVSRKHVQPESSLLITPPLTPPPMPWGAPLRPGNIAIHPLSPTHLVYDPTNRAPTDSTPALHQIPSNSMHTVFLAPAPVIPKAVPFGSAVTLTNTGATWMAEAAPRPASPRLPFQGTGVFLPPGAGNPSPAQKLGVKHADAKPFFPQEPSASSGVSARVHKTNDSVCSKPTRDDDMIKPKPVSNGSSGGSSSVMHDKATGNTEEQNAVAK
- the LOC102714587 gene encoding RNA demethylase ALKBH10B-like isoform X2, translating into MAAGTAAGWVVPDGRDGFVAWLRGEFAAANAIIDLLLDHLRGLAGDPAAAPVAAAVHRRRLQWPPVIHLQYYFPVNEVALALQHASARRPATAERDDGDVKEGKTLAEQTQNSQLHSHISRTTEAQPQKGLLVNSNVTTVPTGFVVNEVIDGRTVNVLEGLKLYKGFIDVGEIEKILSFANEAKTKRHEAVLEGQTVVVAKRPMKGHGREIIQLGLPITGGPPEDAQLRDVKVDPIPGVLQDLFDRLVHQKVVPSNPDYCVIDFFGEGDYSHPHHPPPWYGRPVCTLCLTDCDMVFGHVIAADSRGDHVGPLKLSLTTGSVLVFEGKSADIAKRALPATCKQRVLLSFGKSVSRKHVQPESSLLITPPLTPPPMPWGAPLRPGNIAIHPLSPTHLVYDPTNRAPTDSTPALHQIPSNSMHTVFLAPAPVIPKAVPFGSAVTLTNTGATWMAEAAPRPASPRLPFQGTGVFLPPGAGNPSPAQKLGVKHADAKPFFPQEPSASSGVSARVHKTNDSVCSKPTRDDDMIKPKPVSNGSSGGSSSVMHDKATGNTEEQNAVAK